AACACCAGCGTGCCCGCGCGGTCGCGTTCGTGATCGCGGCGTTCCCGGTGGGCGGCGTGATCGCCTCGCTGGCCGGCTCTCTGCTGCTACCCGACTGGCGGTTGATGTTCCTGGTTCTGGGCGCGGCGGTACTGGTCCCGGTGCTCGTCGTCGCCGTCACGATCGAGGAGTCCACCAGCTGGCTGGCGCAGCGCCGCACCGGCGCCGGGGAACGCTCCAGGTCCGTCACCATCAAGGAAATCTTCGCACCGGAACTGCGGAAATCCACGGTGCTCGGGACGGTCGTGGTCGCGCTGGCCCAGGTCGGGTTCTGGGGGGTCAGCACGTGGCTGCCCACCTTCCTGACCGGCCGCGGTCTCGACATCAAGCTCGTCGCTCTGCTGGTCGCCGCGAACAACGCCGCGATGTTCGTCGGCTACAACGTTTTCGGCTACGTCGCCGACAGGATCGGCCGCAAGGTCACCATCATGCTCACTCTCCTGGCCTCCGCCCTGATCCTCCCGGTCTACGTACTGACCACGAGCCACAGCGTGCTCGTCTGGATCGGGCCGTTGTTCGCCTTCCTGGCCTCGTTCGGGGCACTGTTCGGCGCCTATCTCGGCGGGTTGTTCCCCACTCGGGTGCGTGCCAGCGGCGCCGGATTCTGTTTCAACGTCGGCCGCGGTGTCTCGGCCTTCGCCCCGTTGGCGCTCGGCGGACTGGCCGCAGGGTACGGACTGTCCTCGGGTCTGATCGTGTGCGCCGGGTTCTTCGTGTTGTCCGCGCTGGGGATGATCCCGCTGCCGCGGCTCGAGGCGGCGGGGGCGGCGGACCGGGCAGTGGCCGCCTCGCCCGACACGGTGAGCGGGTGAGGACCTCGGCCGTGCTCCCGTCTCGTGCCTCACTCGGCGGTGAGCGCACCGCAGAGCGCGCAGAACGCCCGGGCCGCCGGACTCGCGTGCGCACCATCGCCGACAGCGAGCGACACCCGCCACAGCACCTCGCCCGGCAGCGGTCGCGACACCAGGCCCGCTGCCTTGTCCTTCATCGCCACCGGCCGCGGCACGATCGCCACACCCAATTCGCACCGGACCAGATCCAGCAGGCTGTGCACGTCGTTGACCTCCAAAGCCACGCGACGAGTGAGTCCCTGCTCCGCAAAGGCGTGATCCGTCACCTGGCGGATACTCCAGTCACGATGGAAGTCCACAAAGGTCTCGGCGGACAACTCCGACCAGGCCGGTACGTCGACGGTTGCCAGCGGATGCCGCGGCCCGGTCAGCAGAACCATCGGTTCGGCCGCCAGGGGCACCGTGCGCACGCTGTCCTGAACCGGCTCGTCCCCCGCGACGAAAGCCACGTCGAGCTGCCCGGCGACGAGCTCTCGCATCAAATCGGCCGACCCGCTGTGCCGGAGCCGGATCTCGATGCGAGGGTGTGCCGCGTGGAGCTTCGCGAGGGCCCCGGGGACGTCCACGACGCCGATGCACTGCTCGGTCCCGACCGCCAGCACGCCTCTGACAAGTCCCTGGACCTCCGCGGCGGCCTGCTTCGCCGCCTCGGCGCCCGCGATGGCGCGCCGCGCGTCGGTGAGGACCGCGCGACCGATCTCGGTGAGTTCGACACGTCGCGTGGAACGGACGAACAGCGGTCCTCCCAGTTCGCGTTCCAACGTCCGGATCGAGGCGGACAAGCCGGACTGGGACACCATGAGCCGGCGCGCTGCGCGGGTGAAGTGCCGTTCCTCGGCGACCGCCACGAAGTACTCGAGATGACGCAGCTCCATGATTGTGCAGCCTAGCCGATGAATCTGTGCGATTTCTTCTGTTGGACAGGTCAACCCGCCCGCGGAAGAGTGGACTGCGAACGCAGCAACCGGGATTTGAGGAGAGAACCTTGTCCTTGCCAACGGCACCCCTCGGCGACACCGGGATGGATCTGACCCGCGTAGGCTTCGGCGCCTGGGCGATCGGTGGCGGTGACTGGGCCGCCGGCTGGGGGTCCCAGGACGACGACGAGTCGATCTCGGCGATCCGGCACGCGGTCGACCAGGGGATCAACTGGATCGACACCGCCGCGGTCTACGGGCTCGGACGATCAGAGGAGGTCGTCGCTCGTGCATTGGCCGGAATGCCGGAATCCGATCGGCCGTACATCTTCACCAAGTGCGGCTTGGTCTGGGACCAGCAAAACAGGCGAGCGGCACCCGAGCGGATCATGTCGGCAGCGAGTGTGCGACGGGAAGTCGAGGACTCGCTGCGCCGGCTGGACGTCGAGCGGATCGACCTCTACCAGGTGCACTGGCCCGCGGAGGACGGAACCGCCCTCGAGGACTACTGGCAGACGATGGTCGACCTGCGCGACGAGGGCAAGGTCCGGGCGGTCGGCCTGTCCAATCACGACCTCGCGCAGCTGGAGATCGCCGAGAAGGTGGGGCACGTCGACTCGCTGCAGCCACCGTTCTCAGCCATCAAACGAGAAGCGGCCGCGGAGCTGGCGTGGTGCGCACAGCATGCCACCGGGGCCATCGTCTACTCCCCCATGCAGTCCGGGCTGCTCACCGGCGCGTTCACGGAAGAGCGCGTCGCAGCCCTGCCCGAGGACGACCACCGCCGGGAGAACCCGGAGTTCACGACCAACCTGGCCGCGAATCTCGCGCTGGCCACCGCGCTGGAACCGATCGCGCAGCGGCACGGTGTGTCGGCCGGAGCTGTCGCTGTCGCCTGGACACTGGCCTGGCCTGGTGTCACCGCCGCGATCGTCGGAGCACGCAGGCCGGAGCAGGTGGACGGTTGGCTGCCCGCGGCGACCCTCACCCTGACCGCTGAGGACCTGGACACCATCGCCCAGGCGATCGTCCGGACCGGTGCCGGATCCGGTCCCGACCGGCCATGAGGGCACCCGGCAGAGCACCGGCAGAACCCATCCGGTGATACGCGCGGCACCGCCGGGGCGGGCGGAGCGGGACCCGGCTCCGGCGGTGCGACAGTGTCGTTATCGGGGGACGTGACGGCGGGACCGACGAGGGCGGACATCAGGTCCCCGGTGCGGAGCGGGAACCGCCGGACTTCCGACCGCGTGGGCCCT
This is a stretch of genomic DNA from Amycolatopsis endophytica. It encodes these proteins:
- a CDS encoding MFS transporter produces the protein MANRTKWTVLASCFLAYTFDAVELVALTVALPTIRSDLHLTAVQGGWLATATLLGIGFSSLSAGWFADNHGRKTALLTSLLVFGVFTALLAVPGGFWLLLTLRFVAGFGLGGVWSAVSTLVVEAWPEHQRARAVAFVIAAFPVGGVIASLAGSLLLPDWRLMFLVLGAAVLVPVLVVAVTIEESTSWLAQRRTGAGERSRSVTIKEIFAPELRKSTVLGTVVVALAQVGFWGVSTWLPTFLTGRGLDIKLVALLVAANNAAMFVGYNVFGYVADRIGRKVTIMLTLLASALILPVYVLTTSHSVLVWIGPLFAFLASFGALFGAYLGGLFPTRVRASGAGFCFNVGRGVSAFAPLALGGLAAGYGLSSGLIVCAGFFVLSALGMIPLPRLEAAGAADRAVAASPDTVSG
- a CDS encoding aldo/keto reductase yields the protein MSLPTAPLGDTGMDLTRVGFGAWAIGGGDWAAGWGSQDDDESISAIRHAVDQGINWIDTAAVYGLGRSEEVVARALAGMPESDRPYIFTKCGLVWDQQNRRAAPERIMSAASVRREVEDSLRRLDVERIDLYQVHWPAEDGTALEDYWQTMVDLRDEGKVRAVGLSNHDLAQLEIAEKVGHVDSLQPPFSAIKREAAAELAWCAQHATGAIVYSPMQSGLLTGAFTEERVAALPEDDHRRENPEFTTNLAANLALATALEPIAQRHGVSAGAVAVAWTLAWPGVTAAIVGARRPEQVDGWLPAATLTLTAEDLDTIAQAIVRTGAGSGPDRP
- a CDS encoding LysR family transcriptional regulator; its protein translation is MELRHLEYFVAVAEERHFTRAARRLMVSQSGLSASIRTLERELGGPLFVRSTRRVELTEIGRAVLTDARRAIAGAEAAKQAAAEVQGLVRGVLAVGTEQCIGVVDVPGALAKLHAAHPRIEIRLRHSGSADLMRELVAGQLDVAFVAGDEPVQDSVRTVPLAAEPMVLLTGPRHPLATVDVPAWSELSAETFVDFHRDWSIRQVTDHAFAEQGLTRRVALEVNDVHSLLDLVRCELGVAIVPRPVAMKDKAAGLVSRPLPGEVLWRVSLAVGDGAHASPAARAFCALCGALTAE